The proteins below are encoded in one region of Pseudoalteromonas ulvae UL12:
- the groL gene encoding chaperonin GroEL (60 kDa chaperone family; promotes refolding of misfolded polypeptides especially under stressful conditions; forms two stacked rings of heptamers to form a barrel-shaped 14mer; ends can be capped by GroES; misfolded proteins enter the barrel where they are refolded when GroES binds) — MAAKEVLFAGDARSKMLAGVNVLADAVKVTLGPKGRNVVIDKSFGSPVITKDGVSVAKEIELADKFENMGAQMVKEVASKANDAAGDGTTTATVLAQSIVNEGLKAVAAGMNPMDLKRGIDKAVIAAVAELKALSVPCADAKAIAQVGTISANSDTEIGEIIATAMEKVGRESGVITVEDGQALETELDVVEGMQFDRGYLSPYFINNAEKGVVELDNPFILLVDKKVSNIRELLPTLEGVAKAGKPLLIIAEDLEGEALATLVVNNMRGIVKVSAVKAPGFGDRRKAMLQDIAVLTGGTVISEEIGLELEKATLEDLGTAKRVVITKDDTTIIDGAGEEEGITGRVAQIKAQIEEATSDYDKEKLQERMAKLSGGVAVIKVGAATEIEMKEKKDRVEDALHATRAAVEEGVVPGGGVALVRAASKLAELRGENEDQNHGIKVALRAMEAPLRQIVTNAGDEASVVVNNVKGGEGNYGYNAASGEYNDMIEMGILDPTKVTRSALQFAASIAGLMITTEAMIAEIPQDASTGPDMGGMGGMGGMGGMM, encoded by the coding sequence ATGGCAGCAAAAGAAGTTTTATTTGCAGGTGATGCACGCAGCAAGATGCTAGCGGGTGTTAACGTATTGGCTGATGCGGTAAAAGTAACGTTAGGTCCTAAAGGTCGTAACGTGGTAATAGACAAATCATTTGGCTCACCTGTTATCACTAAAGATGGTGTTTCAGTGGCAAAAGAAATTGAGCTAGCTGATAAGTTTGAGAACATGGGCGCGCAAATGGTGAAAGAAGTTGCTTCTAAAGCCAATGATGCCGCTGGTGATGGTACGACTACCGCGACTGTTCTTGCTCAATCTATTGTTAATGAAGGTTTAAAAGCAGTTGCTGCTGGCATGAACCCAATGGATTTAAAACGCGGTATTGATAAAGCGGTTATCGCAGCTGTTGCAGAATTAAAAGCTCTTTCTGTACCGTGTGCTGACGCTAAAGCGATTGCGCAAGTAGGCACCATTTCTGCGAACTCGGATACTGAAATCGGTGAAATCATTGCAACTGCAATGGAAAAAGTTGGCCGTGAGTCAGGCGTTATCACCGTTGAAGACGGTCAAGCACTTGAGACTGAGTTAGATGTAGTTGAAGGGATGCAATTTGATCGTGGATATTTATCTCCGTACTTCATCAACAATGCAGAAAAAGGTGTGGTTGAGCTAGATAACCCATTTATTCTTTTAGTTGATAAAAAAGTATCAAATATCCGTGAGCTATTACCAACACTTGAAGGGGTAGCAAAAGCAGGTAAGCCATTACTTATTATTGCTGAAGACCTTGAAGGCGAAGCGCTTGCAACACTTGTTGTGAATAACATGCGTGGTATCGTGAAAGTATCAGCTGTAAAAGCACCTGGTTTTGGTGATCGTCGTAAAGCTATGCTGCAAGACATTGCAGTATTAACTGGCGGTACAGTGATTTCTGAAGAAATCGGCCTAGAACTTGAAAAAGCAACATTAGAAGACTTAGGTACTGCTAAGCGCGTTGTGATCACTAAAGACGATACAACTATCATCGATGGTGCAGGCGAAGAAGAAGGCATCACAGGCCGTGTTGCTCAAATCAAAGCACAAATCGAAGAAGCGACATCAGATTACGACAAAGAAAAGCTTCAAGAGCGTATGGCGAAGCTTTCTGGTGGCGTAGCAGTGATCAAAGTAGGTGCTGCTACTGAAATCGAAATGAAAGAAAAGAAAGATCGCGTTGAAGATGCATTGCATGCAACGCGTGCAGCGGTTGAAGAAGGTGTTGTCCCTGGTGGTGGTGTTGCGCTTGTTCGTGCAGCGAGCAAATTAGCAGAGCTTCGTGGTGAAAACGAAGATCAAAACCACGGTATCAAAGTTGCACTTCGTGCAATGGAAGCACCACTTCGTCAAATCGTGACAAACGCAGGTGATGAAGCCTCTGTTGTTGTAAACAACGTCAAAGGTGGCGAAGGTAATTATGGTTATAACGCTGCAAGTGGCGAATATAACGATATGATCGAAATGGGTATCTTAGATCCAACAAAAGTAACCCGCTCAGCATTACAATTTGCAGCATCAATTGCGGGTCTGATGATTACGACAGAAGCCATGATTGCTGAAATCCCACAAGACGCCTCTACTGGTCCAGATATGGGCGGCATGGGTGGAATGGGCGGCATGGGTGGAATGATGTGA
- the aroK gene encoding shikimate kinase AroK, translating to MAEKRNIFLVGPMGAGKSTIGRHLAEQLHLEFFDSDQEIERRTGADIAWVFDIEGEEGFRRREETVISDLTEMQGIVLATGGGSVISKDVRNKLSARGIVVYLETPIEKQVARTQRDKKRPLLQTEEDPREVLERLSEERVPLYEEVSDIVVRTDEQSAKVVANQIIEKLDF from the coding sequence ATGGCTGAAAAACGTAATATATTTCTAGTGGGTCCAATGGGTGCAGGTAAAAGCACTATAGGTCGTCATTTAGCAGAGCAACTACACCTCGAATTTTTCGACTCTGATCAAGAGATCGAACGTCGCACAGGTGCAGATATTGCTTGGGTTTTCGACATCGAAGGTGAAGAAGGTTTTCGACGTCGTGAAGAAACTGTAATTTCTGATTTAACTGAAATGCAAGGTATAGTTCTGGCAACTGGCGGTGGTTCAGTTATCAGTAAAGATGTCCGCAATAAGTTATCAGCACGTGGTATTGTAGTTTACCTGGAAACTCCAATCGAAAAACAAGTCGCTCGTACTCAAAGAGATAAAAAACGTCCTTTGTTACAAACAGAGGAAGATCCGAGAGAAGTGCTCGAGCGATTGTCAGAAGAACGTGTTCCTTTATATGAAGAGGTTTCTGATATTGTTGTTCGCACAGACGAACAAAGTGCAAAAGTAGTTGCAAATCAAATTATTGAAAAACTCGATTTTTAA
- a CDS encoding penicillin-binding protein 1A — protein MTLFKNILRFLIICTVVGILGIVSLYYYVKSDIPSVQVLKDVQLQSPLLVFSKDGKLINQFGEKRRIPLTREQIPQDLVNALIATEDSRFYDHPGIDPIGILRSAIVVISTGEKKQGASTLTMQVARGFFLTREKAYIRKIKEIFIALHIEQLLTKDEILTLYLNKMEFGNRAFGAGAAAQVYYGKDISELTLAQHAMIAGLLQAPSALNPIRHPQRAKKRRNIVLARMLDEKYITEDLFKKTIQEPITAKFHGAEIEVSAPYISEMVRAEMVRLYGIEDAYNKGFRVYTTVHSTTQMAAEKAVIENLERYDVRHGYRGPEQYLWNSETDNSWLPSDILDFLTDKQEINDLKAAVVTETFEQSMTALLKDGQFVTIDWDGLKWARPYLRNKKQGSAPSTTSDILHPGAFVWLKPLQTGQYQLSQIPQVSGALVSLNPQDGAIEAIVGGYSFEQSQYNRATQAKRQVGSNIKPFIYSAALENGYTLASIVNDAPINKWDKSNGTAWRPKNSPEIYIGPILVRRALAESKNVISVRLLRGVGLHQTADYLLNFGIKPQDIQRNESLALGSMALTPLELATGIATFANGGHLINPYFIEKIHDANDETLVVAQPAIACAQCSDEEINENANFRYAPRVISSQNAFLIADAMKSAIWGGGSWKHKTSWRGTGWRIQKLKRHDLSGKTGTTNDAVDTWFTGFNRNLLTTTWVGFDSPGIPLGRTSYNSNLGKDQTFGGESGAKTALPAWLAFMEVALQGMPSAPVYQPDGLVSVRIDHATGLLSEKTDHTSGFEFFTKSTVPTQYAQPINDTIFEVSEPEPTKEEEEELF, from the coding sequence GTGACTTTATTTAAAAACATTTTACGTTTTCTTATCATTTGTACCGTTGTCGGTATTTTAGGGATCGTTTCACTTTACTATTACGTCAAATCTGACATTCCAAGTGTCCAGGTTTTAAAAGATGTACAGCTGCAATCTCCACTGTTAGTTTTCAGTAAAGATGGCAAGCTAATCAATCAATTCGGCGAGAAACGCCGTATCCCATTAACGCGCGAACAAATCCCGCAAGATCTCGTCAATGCACTCATCGCAACGGAAGATAGCCGTTTTTATGACCACCCGGGCATCGATCCAATTGGTATTTTACGCTCCGCTATTGTTGTTATATCAACAGGAGAGAAAAAACAAGGCGCTAGTACTTTAACCATGCAGGTCGCGCGTGGCTTCTTCTTAACTCGAGAAAAAGCCTATATACGCAAAATAAAAGAAATTTTTATCGCGCTTCATATAGAACAACTTTTGACAAAAGATGAAATTCTGACTCTGTATTTAAATAAAATGGAGTTTGGCAACCGTGCTTTTGGTGCCGGTGCTGCTGCACAAGTTTATTATGGTAAAGACATTAGTGAATTAACACTTGCGCAACACGCAATGATCGCAGGTCTTTTGCAAGCCCCTTCAGCTTTAAATCCTATTCGTCATCCGCAAAGAGCTAAAAAACGTCGCAATATCGTTTTAGCGCGAATGTTAGACGAAAAATACATTACTGAAGATCTTTTCAAAAAAACCATCCAAGAACCAATTACAGCCAAGTTTCATGGTGCTGAAATTGAAGTATCCGCTCCTTATATATCAGAAATGGTGCGAGCTGAAATGGTTCGCTTATACGGTATTGAAGACGCTTATAATAAAGGATTCCGCGTTTATACTACGGTTCATTCGACCACCCAAATGGCAGCCGAAAAAGCGGTCATTGAAAACTTAGAACGTTATGATGTACGCCATGGTTACCGCGGCCCAGAACAATACTTATGGAATTCAGAAACTGACAATAGTTGGCTGCCAAGCGATATTTTAGACTTTCTTACCGATAAGCAAGAAATCAATGATCTAAAAGCGGCGGTAGTTACCGAAACATTTGAACAAAGCATGACCGCTTTGCTCAAAGACGGTCAATTTGTCACTATCGATTGGGATGGCTTAAAGTGGGCTCGTCCTTATTTACGTAATAAAAAACAAGGTTCAGCTCCTTCTACAACCTCGGATATTTTACACCCAGGTGCATTTGTTTGGCTAAAACCACTTCAAACCGGTCAATATCAATTGTCGCAAATTCCGCAAGTATCCGGTGCGCTTGTTTCATTAAACCCGCAAGATGGTGCCATTGAGGCCATTGTTGGCGGCTACAGTTTCGAGCAAAGCCAATACAATCGAGCCACACAAGCTAAGCGCCAAGTGGGCTCAAATATAAAACCTTTTATCTATTCAGCTGCGCTAGAGAATGGCTATACCTTAGCTAGCATTGTCAATGATGCTCCAATCAATAAATGGGACAAAAGTAATGGTACGGCATGGCGGCCAAAAAATAGTCCTGAAATCTATATCGGGCCAATTTTAGTTAGGCGTGCACTTGCCGAATCAAAAAACGTCATTTCTGTACGATTGTTAAGGGGCGTGGGTCTTCACCAGACTGCAGATTACCTGCTTAATTTTGGCATTAAACCGCAAGATATTCAGCGCAATGAATCTTTGGCACTTGGTAGCATGGCGCTCACACCACTTGAGCTTGCAACAGGTATTGCGACCTTTGCAAATGGTGGGCACCTTATCAATCCATATTTCATAGAAAAAATACATGATGCGAATGATGAAACACTGGTCGTTGCACAACCGGCCATTGCATGCGCACAGTGTAGCGATGAAGAGATCAATGAAAACGCCAACTTTAGATATGCACCACGCGTTATCTCATCACAAAATGCATTTTTAATTGCCGATGCAATGAAAAGTGCTATTTGGGGAGGTGGTAGCTGGAAACATAAAACATCATGGCGTGGCACTGGTTGGCGAATTCAAAAGCTCAAACGCCATGATTTATCAGGTAAAACAGGTACCACCAATGATGCTGTGGATACTTGGTTTACTGGGTTTAATCGCAACCTTTTAACCACAACCTGGGTCGGTTTTGATAGCCCTGGCATCCCACTTGGCCGAACTAGCTACAATAGCAATCTCGGAAAAGATCAAACCTTTGGTGGAGAATCAGGCGCAAAAACAGCTCTACCAGCTTGGTTAGCTTTCATGGAAGTAGCATTACAAGGCATGCCTAGCGCACCCGTTTATCAGCCCGATGGCCTCGTATCAGTTAGAATTGACCACGCTACAGGCCTGTTAAGTGAGAAAACCGATCACACGAGTGGTTTTGAGTTTTTCACTAAATCGACCGTACCAACACAATATGCACAGCCTATTAATGACACTATCTTTGAAGTAAGTGAGCCTGAACCAACTAAAGAAGAAGAGGAAGAGCTATTTTAA
- a CDS encoding pilus assembly protein PilM: MLTNLIKKPVVWMVGIDIGSHSVKAVLLSQKDAHMRLEAIAIEPMPKGAMVERSIQDIEAVSRVISKIRKKMPKSVQQAAVAVSGQTVITKVIFMDVALSDAELESQIEIEADSLIPYPLDEVSLDFEKLHINEADPSKVNVLLSAARTESIEARVGAIDGGGFMPKVVDVEAYALSRTIDLCYSSLPDDAPAKTVAFIDVGAAMTLISVVQNGETVYTRDQVFGGEQYTNTIVSYYNKSFDEAELAKISGDLPPNYTFEVLAPFQTAFLQQVRRAVQMFLTTSGKDQIDYIVLSGGTSLIRGLDKLLVDELGIHSIIIDPFNQMELAPGIDREQLEKQKAQLAVATGLALRSFSSCHI, from the coding sequence ATGTTAACAAATCTAATAAAAAAGCCAGTTGTATGGATGGTAGGGATCGATATTGGTTCACATTCTGTAAAAGCTGTCTTACTCAGCCAAAAAGATGCGCATATGCGTCTTGAGGCGATAGCAATTGAGCCTATGCCTAAAGGTGCGATGGTTGAGCGATCAATTCAAGATATCGAAGCTGTCTCACGTGTAATTAGCAAAATTCGCAAAAAAATGCCTAAAAGTGTTCAGCAGGCAGCTGTAGCTGTGTCTGGCCAAACGGTAATCACCAAAGTTATTTTTATGGATGTGGCGCTTTCTGATGCTGAGCTCGAATCCCAAATCGAAATTGAAGCCGATAGTCTTATTCCTTACCCGTTAGATGAAGTCAGTTTGGATTTCGAAAAGCTTCATATTAATGAAGCGGATCCATCGAAAGTAAATGTACTTCTTTCGGCTGCGCGAACTGAAAGTATTGAAGCGCGAGTGGGTGCTATTGATGGCGGTGGGTTTATGCCTAAAGTTGTTGATGTTGAAGCGTATGCACTTAGTCGTACCATTGATCTTTGCTATTCGTCACTACCTGATGATGCACCAGCTAAAACGGTGGCTTTCATTGATGTAGGTGCGGCCATGACGCTAATTAGCGTGGTACAAAATGGCGAAACAGTTTACACACGTGACCAAGTGTTTGGTGGTGAGCAATACACTAATACTATCGTTTCTTATTACAACAAAAGCTTTGATGAAGCTGAGTTAGCAAAAATAAGCGGCGATTTGCCCCCTAACTATACGTTTGAAGTATTAGCGCCATTCCAAACTGCGTTTTTACAACAAGTCAGACGCGCAGTCCAAATGTTTTTAACAACCAGTGGTAAAGACCAAATAGATTACATTGTGCTCTCTGGTGGGACATCATTGATTCGTGGCCTTGATAAATTACTCGTAGATGAGTTAGGTATCCATTCAATTATTATTGATCCTTTTAATCAAATGGAGCTAGCTCCTGGTATTGATAGAGAGCAATTAGAGAAACAAAAGGCGCAATTGGCTGTCGCGACAGGCTTAGCGTTAAGGAGCTTTTCATCATGCCACATATAA
- the aroB gene encoding 3-dehydroquinate synthase, with protein MLELTVNLDERSYPIYIGPGIYQSGVNLPEFIRTNRPIIVTNDVVAPLYLDTLLEQLAPFNPLHIILPDGEQHKNLASFELVSAFLLENNCGRDTCLIALGGGVIGDLTGFVAACYQRGVPFIQIPTTLLSQVDSSVGGKTAVNHPLGKNMIGAFYQPDMVLIDTLSLSTLPAREFAAGMAEVIKYGLIYDTELFEYLEQNVSTLKALDNDALQHVIYRCCEIKALIVAEDEKEQGVRAQLNLGHTFGHAIEAEMGYGQWLHGEAVAAGMMMACQLSEKRGKLNLDEVIRVQRLLESFNLPTSFPIEVSYDAFIKHMKKDKKNKQGTIRFILPKCFGQCELVSDVTLDELQDLISPNAS; from the coding sequence ATGCTTGAATTGACCGTTAATTTAGATGAGCGTAGTTATCCAATCTATATTGGCCCCGGAATTTATCAGTCCGGGGTTAACCTTCCTGAGTTTATACGAACCAACAGACCGATTATTGTCACAAATGATGTGGTCGCACCTTTGTATCTTGATACACTTTTAGAGCAACTAGCTCCATTTAACCCCTTGCATATAATTTTACCTGATGGTGAACAGCATAAAAATCTTGCGTCTTTTGAATTAGTATCAGCATTTTTGCTGGAGAACAATTGTGGACGAGATACATGCTTAATAGCATTAGGCGGAGGAGTTATCGGTGATTTAACGGGATTTGTTGCTGCCTGTTATCAACGCGGGGTTCCGTTTATTCAAATCCCAACGACTTTACTATCTCAGGTTGATTCATCTGTTGGCGGTAAAACAGCAGTCAATCATCCATTAGGTAAAAACATGATTGGGGCTTTTTATCAACCAGACATGGTTTTGATTGATACGCTTAGCCTATCGACCTTACCTGCCCGTGAATTTGCTGCGGGAATGGCTGAAGTGATTAAGTACGGCTTGATTTATGATACTGAGTTATTTGAGTATTTGGAACAAAATGTCTCTACATTGAAGGCGCTTGATAATGACGCTTTACAACATGTGATATACCGCTGTTGTGAAATTAAAGCCTTGATTGTCGCTGAAGATGAGAAAGAGCAGGGTGTGAGAGCTCAATTGAACCTAGGGCATACTTTTGGTCATGCTATCGAAGCTGAGATGGGGTATGGGCAATGGCTTCATGGAGAAGCTGTCGCGGCAGGGATGATGATGGCCTGTCAGCTAAGCGAGAAACGTGGAAAGTTAAACTTAGACGAAGTAATCCGAGTCCAGCGTTTGTTGGAAAGCTTTAATTTACCAACTTCGTTTCCCATTGAAGTGAGCTATGATGCATTCATCAAGCATATGAAAAAAGATAAAAAGAATAAACAAGGCACTATTCGCTTTATTTTGCCTAAATGTTTTGGACAATGTGAACTTGTCTCGGACGTTACTTTGGATGAGCTTCAGGATCTGATATCTCCAAATGCAAGCTAA
- a CDS encoding pilus assembly protein PilP, producing MKKIMYIVLPLVLTGCFDDITEQQEFINQVRAGTKAKVEPIPEITKFEHFSYNAQELRSPFVAPKPEVIQDNLLQVQNCLHPDPKRKKEPLEGYPLDNIAMKGTLGSGINTWALITASDDTLYRVTRGNYMGLYHGRVLQVKSSYIELLEMIPDGAGCWKERLTKVEIVEAGNASQ from the coding sequence ATGAAAAAAATCATGTATATTGTGTTACCTTTAGTGTTAACAGGTTGTTTTGATGATATCACTGAGCAACAAGAATTTATTAATCAAGTACGTGCGGGAACAAAAGCAAAAGTAGAGCCTATCCCAGAAATAACTAAATTTGAGCATTTCTCTTATAATGCTCAAGAGTTGCGAAGCCCGTTTGTGGCTCCAAAGCCTGAGGTTATTCAAGATAATTTGCTACAAGTGCAAAACTGCCTGCACCCAGATCCAAAACGTAAAAAGGAACCATTGGAAGGTTATCCACTTGATAACATCGCGATGAAAGGGACTTTGGGCAGCGGGATAAACACTTGGGCATTGATAACTGCTTCTGATGATACCTTGTACCGAGTGACTCGTGGTAATTACATGGGCTTATATCACGGTCGAGTATTACAAGTTAAAAGTAGTTATATCGAATTATTAGAAATGATACCTGATGGTGCAGGATGTTGGAAAGAACGCCTGACAAAAGTAGAAATAGTGGAGGCGGGCAATGCATCCCAATAA
- a CDS encoding type IV pilus secretin PilQ — protein MHKGITKLNKRLSAIISLLFLLMATSASAVPLLYDVRYNPLLEGETEIEFVFDEEIYIEPKIQVFSEPARIELFFDEADYEENLTEVLINKAGVKRVTHEFQNDGFKVTIYLDHLKIYQTRTDKNLFYLHVSDNPTQDVAETASIDDSQTYINKIQAVDFRRGEKGEARILIFMQENMAAIDVSEQAGKVVAVFHNTDILDDLLYQLDVMDYGTVVSTIETFKDGANSRIVIDTTSEFDYNYQQLDNIFTLTVEKDTSKKSFLGDGKNYQGKPMSLNFQDISIRSVLQIIADLNGFNLVTSDSVSGNVTLRLDGVPWDQALDIVLRVKGLDKRMDGSILMVAPTEELAAREAKELQAKQAVEDLEPLYSEYIQLNYAKAEEFSGLLTSQGNSIISARGAVSVDPRTNTLLIKDTAKSIENVRRMVETLDVAVKQVVIESRMVTVRDNVQEDLGIRWGFSDQQMTDGIAGTITGAEKISKGIIPSLTERLNVNLPVSSPAGSIGMHVAKLADGTLIDLELSALEQENKAEIIASPRITTANQKKARIEQGTEIPYVQAASSGATTVEFKKAVLSLEVTPHITPDNKVILDLVITQDTRGDTVQTPTGPAVAIDTQQIQTQVLVENGQTVVLGGIYQQQIVSSTKKVPLLGDIPYLGTLFKSTSELNEKKELLIFVTPKILKD, from the coding sequence ATGCACAAGGGAATAACTAAGTTGAATAAACGACTATCAGCAATAATCTCATTATTGTTTTTACTGATGGCCACTTCAGCAAGTGCCGTGCCTTTGTTATACGATGTACGATACAACCCGCTATTAGAAGGCGAAACAGAAATTGAATTTGTGTTCGATGAAGAAATTTATATTGAACCAAAAATTCAGGTTTTCAGTGAACCAGCTCGTATCGAGTTATTTTTTGATGAAGCTGACTATGAAGAGAATTTAACCGAAGTATTGATTAATAAAGCTGGTGTTAAACGCGTCACTCATGAATTTCAAAATGACGGCTTCAAAGTTACAATTTACTTAGACCATCTTAAGATTTATCAGACGCGTACAGATAAAAACTTGTTTTACTTACACGTTTCCGATAACCCAACACAAGATGTCGCCGAAACAGCTTCTATTGATGATTCGCAAACGTACATTAATAAAATCCAAGCTGTTGATTTTCGCCGTGGCGAAAAAGGTGAAGCGCGTATTTTGATTTTCATGCAAGAAAATATGGCTGCGATTGATGTGAGTGAACAAGCTGGCAAAGTAGTGGCTGTTTTTCACAACACTGACATTCTTGATGATCTTCTTTATCAATTAGATGTAATGGATTATGGCACTGTTGTAAGTACGATCGAAACGTTTAAAGATGGTGCTAATAGCCGCATCGTTATTGATACTACAAGTGAATTTGATTACAACTATCAACAATTAGATAATATTTTTACATTAACAGTTGAGAAAGATACATCTAAAAAGAGCTTCCTAGGTGATGGTAAAAATTACCAAGGCAAGCCTATGTCGCTTAATTTCCAAGATATTTCGATCCGCTCAGTCTTGCAAATAATCGCAGATCTAAATGGCTTTAACCTAGTAACCAGTGATTCTGTTTCAGGTAATGTCACATTAAGACTTGATGGTGTGCCTTGGGATCAAGCCCTAGATATCGTCTTACGTGTTAAAGGTTTAGATAAGCGTATGGATGGCTCAATCTTAATGGTTGCCCCAACAGAAGAATTAGCCGCAAGAGAAGCGAAAGAATTACAAGCTAAGCAAGCTGTCGAAGACTTAGAGCCTCTTTATAGTGAGTATATACAGCTGAACTATGCAAAAGCTGAAGAGTTCTCTGGTTTGCTTACATCACAAGGTAATTCAATTATTTCGGCTCGAGGAGCGGTTTCTGTAGACCCTCGTACAAATACTTTATTAATTAAAGATACAGCAAAGAGCATTGAAAACGTTCGTCGTATGGTTGAGACTCTCGATGTAGCCGTGAAGCAAGTAGTTATTGAGTCAAGAATGGTGACTGTTCGTGACAATGTCCAAGAAGACTTGGGGATTCGTTGGGGATTTAGTGATCAGCAAATGACCGATGGTATTGCAGGTACGATTACTGGAGCAGAGAAAATATCAAAAGGGATTATTCCTTCATTAACTGAGCGTTTAAATGTAAATCTACCTGTTAGTAGTCCTGCGGGAAGTATTGGTATGCACGTTGCTAAATTAGCTGACGGCACATTAATTGACTTGGAACTATCAGCTTTAGAGCAAGAAAATAAAGCTGAAATTATTGCAAGCCCACGTATTACTACAGCCAATCAGAAAAAAGCAAGAATTGAACAAGGTACAGAAATTCCGTATGTTCAAGCTGCTTCAAGTGGTGCAACAACGGTAGAATTTAAAAAGGCTGTATTAAGCTTGGAAGTAACGCCGCATATTACTCCGGACAACAAAGTTATCTTAGACTTAGTTATCACTCAGGATACGCGTGGCGATACAGTACAAACCCCAACGGGCCCTGCGGTTGCAATTGATACGCAGCAAATTCAGACGCAAGTATTGGTCGAAAATGGTCAAACGGTCGTGTTAGGTGGGATCTATCAGCAGCAAATAGTCAGTAGTACGAAGAAAGTACCTCTGTTAGGTGATATTCCTTACCTTGGTACCTTGTTTAAGTCGACAAGCGAACTAAACGAGAAAAAAGAACTACTTATCTTCGTTACACCAAAGATTTTAAAAGACTAA
- a CDS encoding type IV pilus inner membrane component PilO has translation MKIDLNALNEIDLSELDLENIGSWPLVVKIITGIITAAAVSLLTYNLLVSGEIEGYDRALEKEEELRTTFRVKYAVASNLEIYKQQMIEMEDKFSQLLKRLPTSNETPGLLDDLSYVGTTSGLTFNKIGWLPEIEKEFYTELPIKIEVVGSYHEFGEFVSKVAQLPRIVSLHDFSIKSNGDERLQFSVVAKTYRYEETQ, from the coding sequence ATGAAAATAGATTTAAACGCCCTTAATGAAATTGATCTGAGTGAATTGGATCTTGAGAATATTGGTTCGTGGCCGCTTGTTGTTAAGATTATAACGGGTATTATTACCGCCGCTGCCGTGTCGCTGTTAACCTACAATTTGTTAGTTTCAGGTGAAATTGAAGGATATGACAGAGCGTTAGAGAAAGAAGAAGAGCTTCGAACCACTTTTAGAGTCAAATATGCTGTGGCGAGTAATTTAGAAATCTATAAGCAGCAAATGATTGAAATGGAAGATAAGTTCTCTCAATTGCTAAAGCGCTTACCGACATCGAATGAAACACCAGGTCTACTTGATGACTTATCTTATGTTGGAACCACCAGTGGTTTAACATTTAACAAGATTGGTTGGTTACCTGAGATTGAAAAAGAATTTTACACTGAATTACCTATTAAGATTGAAGTGGTGGGTAGTTATCATGAATTTGGCGAGTTTGTCAGTAAGGTTGCACAGCTTCCTCGTATTGTGAGCCTTCATGACTTCAGTATAAAATCGAACGGTGATGAGCGACTACAATTTAGTGTTGTAGCGAAGACTTATCGCTATGAGGAGACACAATAA
- a CDS encoding PilN domain-containing protein: MPHINLLPWREESRKEAQKQFLSILFLITLVSFGSMFVISMVYGSMKEGQNVRNNFLSAEIVVLDKRIAEIKELDKKKESLQQRMRLIEELQSSRNLGTQIMDELAKMVPSGVYLTSLERRDRALQIIGKSESNNRLSSMLRQLENSYLFERPVMQDITAAEQQSRLLSDFNMQFSVKPFEQIGEGDK; encoded by the coding sequence ATGCCACATATAAATCTCTTACCGTGGCGTGAAGAGTCACGAAAAGAAGCGCAAAAGCAATTTCTGTCTATTTTGTTTTTGATTACGTTAGTGTCATTTGGCTCGATGTTTGTGATCAGTATGGTCTACGGTTCTATGAAAGAAGGCCAAAATGTCCGAAACAATTTCTTATCCGCAGAAATTGTGGTTCTTGATAAGCGTATTGCTGAGATTAAAGAGCTTGATAAAAAGAAAGAAAGCCTTCAGCAACGCATGCGATTAATCGAAGAATTACAAAGTAGCCGAAACTTGGGTACGCAAATTATGGATGAATTGGCCAAAATGGTTCCATCAGGCGTTTACCTTACAAGTTTAGAGCGTCGTGATAGAGCTCTACAGATTATAGGTAAAAGTGAATCTAACAACCGTCTGTCATCTATGTTACGTCAGTTAGAAAACTCATATTTATTTGAAAGACCTGTCATGCAAGACATCACCGCTGCAGAGCAACAATCTCGCCTATTGAGTGATTTTAATATGCAGTTTAGTGTTAAACCATTTGAGCAAATTGGTGAGGGCGACAAATGA